The Paeniglutamicibacter sulfureus genome includes a region encoding these proteins:
- the exaC gene encoding acetaldehyde dehydrogenase ExaC codes for MTVYANPNTEGSLVQFKSRYEHYIGGQWVAPIKGEYFENITPVTGKGFCEVGRGTAEDIEAALDAAEAAAGPWGKTSPAARAVILNKIADRIEENLEMLAVAETWDNGKAVRETINADMPLAVDHFRYFAGAIRAQEGGLSQIDEHTTAYHFHEPLGVVGQIIPWNFPILMAVWKLAPALAAGNAIVLKPAEQTPVSILVLMELIGDLLPAGVLNVVNGFGVEAGKPLASNKRIRKIAFTGETTTGRLIMQYASENLIPVTLELGGKSPNIFFEDVAAKDDAFYDKAKEGFTMFALNQGEVCTAPSRALVQESIYDTFMADVVERTQAIKQGNPLDTETMMGAQASNDQLEKILSYLDIGKAEGAKVLTGGGRAELEGDLAGGYYVQPTIFEGHNKMRVFQEEIFGPVVSVAKFSGYEDAIEIANDTLYGLGSGVWSRNGNTAYRAGRDIQAGRVWVNQYHAYPAHSAFGGYKSSGIGRENHKMMLDHYQQTKNLLVSYSENKLGFF; via the coding sequence ATGACGGTCTACGCCAACCCCAACACCGAGGGTTCCCTGGTCCAGTTCAAGTCCCGCTACGAGCACTACATCGGGGGCCAGTGGGTCGCCCCGATCAAGGGCGAGTACTTCGAGAACATCACCCCGGTCACCGGCAAGGGCTTCTGCGAGGTCGGCCGCGGCACCGCCGAGGACATCGAGGCCGCCCTTGACGCGGCAGAGGCCGCAGCCGGACCCTGGGGCAAGACCAGTCCGGCGGCACGCGCCGTGATCCTGAACAAGATCGCGGACCGCATCGAGGAAAACCTGGAGATGCTCGCAGTCGCCGAGACCTGGGACAACGGCAAGGCGGTGCGTGAGACCATCAACGCCGACATGCCGCTGGCCGTCGACCACTTCCGCTACTTCGCCGGCGCCATCCGCGCCCAGGAGGGCGGCCTCTCGCAGATCGACGAGCACACCACCGCCTACCACTTCCACGAGCCGCTCGGCGTGGTCGGGCAGATCATCCCCTGGAACTTCCCGATCCTCATGGCCGTGTGGAAGCTGGCCCCGGCCTTGGCGGCGGGTAACGCCATCGTGCTCAAGCCCGCCGAGCAGACCCCGGTCTCGATCCTGGTGCTCATGGAACTGATCGGCGACCTGCTCCCGGCCGGCGTGCTGAACGTGGTCAACGGCTTCGGCGTCGAGGCCGGCAAGCCGCTGGCCTCCAACAAACGCATCCGCAAGATCGCCTTCACCGGCGAGACCACCACCGGCCGGCTGATCATGCAGTACGCCTCCGAGAACCTCATCCCCGTCACCCTGGAACTCGGCGGCAAGTCCCCGAACATCTTCTTCGAGGACGTCGCGGCCAAGGACGACGCGTTCTACGACAAGGCCAAGGAAGGCTTCACCATGTTCGCGCTGAACCAGGGCGAGGTCTGCACCGCCCCCTCGCGCGCCCTGGTCCAGGAATCCATCTACGACACGTTCATGGCCGACGTCGTGGAGCGCACGCAGGCCATCAAGCAGGGCAACCCGCTGGACACCGAGACCATGATGGGTGCCCAGGCCTCCAACGACCAGCTGGAAAAGATCCTCTCCTACCTGGACATCGGCAAGGCCGAGGGCGCCAAGGTGCTCACCGGCGGCGGCCGCGCCGAACTCGAGGGCGACCTGGCCGGCGGTTACTACGTGCAGCCGACCATCTTCGAGGGCCACAACAAGATGCGCGTCTTCCAGGAAGAGATCTTCGGCCCCGTCGTCTCGGTCGCCAAGTTCTCCGGCTACGAGGACGCCATCGAGATCGCCAACGACACCCTCTACGGGCTGGGCTCGGGGGTGTGGAGCCGCAACGGCAACACCGCATACCGCGCAGGCCGCGACATCCAGGCCGGCCGCGTCTGGGTCAACCAGTACCACGCCTACCCGGCGCACTCGGCGTTCGGCGGCTACAAGTCCTCGGGCATCGGGCGCGAAAACCACAAGATGATGCTGGACCACTACCAGCAGACCAAGAACCTGCTGGTCTCCTACTCCGAGAACAAGCTCGGTTTCTTCTAA
- a CDS encoding HNH endonuclease signature motif containing protein, producing the protein MRTSAAPIPPRGHARTDTAIRHLADAVARLRAAQRELDGLEPDAASAALLLGLLEQGNRAIAYEQLRTAFRADANQVHRLDPDTAAAIDALAADPGALAEGTAEVPPERICPGMAPHRDTASWLQAHLHISATEARRRITGGRLLVAPAPTPPESPDHGQDRRSPDEPAARVSAPLFPLLAGAAADGSADVGTLAQLAGRLESMQPRIAERPDAANLNTAIEESLVHEARTREPRHSHKALADWGTYLAENGAPITDEEILAKRGMVYRGYRDGCDEYLLRCDPIDSETILAFAEAWTNPRSDKLPPASASTGGLAIDPGTGTTGASGPGPDAAQVSDAAAPVGMPAPEWAVAPGTSPDLVPRSEWACGPPATADGTNAANPTAKPWDTSTWWEARDPRTAPQLLLDGVIAAISGTLNGTGVPESGGLRVKVGVLIDYRALLGQCEDAGITDHGRPISAASIRRLACNGDILPAVLGTEGEILDLGREARSFSPAQRKALAIRDRGCVVPGCHRPAATTEAHHVKPWQEGGPTSVDNGCLTCAFHHLQVHSGLITLRMVNGIPYVIARAGQPRGDPERNLYWHPELRTAGYTPPMFTD; encoded by the coding sequence ATGAGGACTTCCGCTGCACCGATCCCCCCGAGGGGGCATGCGCGCACCGACACCGCGATCCGCCACCTCGCCGACGCGGTGGCCCGGTTGCGTGCCGCGCAGCGGGAGCTCGACGGGCTGGAGCCGGACGCGGCATCCGCCGCACTGTTGCTGGGCCTGCTGGAACAGGGGAACCGGGCGATCGCCTACGAGCAGCTGCGCACCGCCTTCCGAGCCGATGCGAACCAGGTGCACCGGCTGGACCCGGACACCGCGGCCGCCATCGACGCGCTGGCCGCCGACCCCGGCGCCTTGGCCGAGGGCACCGCGGAAGTTCCTCCTGAACGGATATGCCCGGGGATGGCACCGCACCGCGACACCGCCTCCTGGTTGCAGGCGCACCTGCACATCTCGGCCACCGAAGCCCGCCGCCGGATCACCGGCGGCCGTTTGCTCGTCGCACCGGCACCCACCCCGCCGGAGTCTCCCGACCATGGCCAGGACCGCCGGTCGCCAGATGAACCCGCAGCACGCGTGTCGGCGCCCCTGTTCCCGCTGCTGGCCGGGGCCGCGGCCGACGGGTCCGCCGACGTGGGCACCCTGGCGCAGCTGGCCGGGCGGCTGGAGTCGATGCAGCCGCGCATCGCCGAACGACCCGACGCGGCGAACCTGAACACCGCCATCGAAGAATCCCTGGTCCACGAGGCCCGCACCCGGGAGCCGAGGCACTCCCACAAGGCTCTCGCCGACTGGGGCACCTATCTGGCGGAGAACGGCGCCCCGATCACCGACGAGGAGATCCTGGCCAAGCGCGGCATGGTTTACCGCGGTTACCGCGACGGCTGCGACGAGTACCTGTTGCGCTGCGACCCCATCGACTCCGAAACGATCCTCGCCTTCGCCGAGGCCTGGACCAACCCGCGCTCCGACAAGCTCCCGCCCGCCTCCGCCTCTACCGGCGGTCTCGCCATCGATCCCGGCACCGGCACCACGGGCGCCAGCGGCCCGGGTCCCGACGCAGCGCAGGTCTCCGACGCCGCCGCTCCGGTCGGCATGCCCGCGCCCGAGTGGGCAGTGGCCCCGGGCACGAGCCCGGACCTGGTCCCGCGAAGCGAATGGGCGTGCGGACCCCCCGCCACCGCCGACGGCACGAATGCTGCGAACCCCACCGCCAAACCCTGGGACACCTCGACGTGGTGGGAGGCCCGCGACCCGCGCACCGCCCCCCAACTGCTGTTGGACGGGGTAATCGCCGCCATCAGCGGCACCCTGAACGGCACCGGCGTCCCCGAATCCGGGGGCCTGCGCGTGAAGGTCGGGGTGCTGATCGATTACCGCGCCCTGCTGGGCCAATGCGAGGACGCCGGGATCACCGACCACGGCCGCCCGATCTCCGCCGCGAGCATCCGCCGCCTCGCCTGCAACGGCGACATCCTCCCCGCGGTGCTCGGCACCGAGGGGGAGATCCTAGATCTGGGACGGGAGGCACGCAGCTTCTCCCCGGCGCAGCGCAAGGCCCTGGCCATCCGCGACCGCGGCTGCGTGGTCCCCGGCTGCCACCGTCCTGCCGCAACCACCGAGGCCCACCATGTGAAGCCCTGGCAGGAGGGCGGGCCCACCAGCGTGGACAATGGATGTCTGACCTGCGCTTTCCATCATCTGCAGGTCCATTCCGGCCTGATCACCCTAAGAATGGTCAACGGGATCCCGTACGTCATTGCCCGGGCCGGGCAGCCCCGCGGAGACCCGGAACGAAACCTGTACTGGCACCCCGAACTGCGCACCGCCGGCTACACCCCGCCGATGTTCACCGACTAA
- a CDS encoding helix-turn-helix domain-containing protein produces the protein MRLNSPASPALQRSALAAHETLGIGALDHVAWKLRDVVRESWLRSLEYKGKAESNAHTVLSDDALRELRSTSPLRLVLPVFDRLLLEPARETGLILAIGDPTGRLLWVKGDSQALQDAESMAFVPGADWSERTVGTSAPGTALATRGGVQVSGAEHFDPIAQRWSCTAVPIHAPGTGEILGVVDITGGEEAVAAHSLALLKAAVAAAESELRWHQEKVEPSQRSFIVPSASRVKSEPVSRSMLRLTSGAGAELHRGDKVIDLSTRHAELLALLSWHPRGLTGEELVELLHLNPDAADVGTLRAEMVRLRKVLAEFDPLLVPLSRPYRLGSMPQSDAREVLLAIEGGDLDAALAHFAGPVLPRSQAPGIEVIRDEVFAALRQGMLQDGTDAQLLRFLELPEVQDDEEVLGTTLQVLPARSPRRAMVVAALERLETRS, from the coding sequence ATGCGTCTCAATTCTCCGGCATCGCCGGCACTGCAGCGCAGTGCGCTGGCGGCCCACGAGACGCTGGGAATCGGGGCGCTCGACCACGTGGCTTGGAAATTGCGCGACGTTGTTCGCGAATCATGGCTGCGGTCCCTGGAATACAAGGGCAAGGCCGAATCCAACGCCCACACGGTGCTCAGCGACGATGCCCTGCGCGAATTGCGGAGCACCTCGCCGTTGCGGCTTGTTCTTCCGGTTTTTGACCGGCTCCTTCTCGAACCGGCACGGGAGACCGGGTTGATCCTGGCCATCGGGGATCCCACGGGACGCCTACTCTGGGTCAAAGGAGACAGCCAGGCCTTGCAGGACGCCGAATCCATGGCTTTTGTGCCCGGTGCCGATTGGTCCGAACGCACAGTGGGTACCTCGGCGCCGGGCACGGCGCTTGCCACCCGAGGCGGAGTGCAGGTTTCAGGTGCGGAACACTTCGACCCCATTGCCCAACGCTGGAGCTGCACAGCTGTCCCCATCCATGCGCCAGGCACCGGGGAAATACTCGGCGTCGTGGACATTACCGGCGGCGAGGAAGCCGTCGCCGCACATTCACTGGCACTCCTGAAAGCGGCGGTGGCGGCGGCCGAGTCCGAGTTGCGCTGGCACCAGGAAAAAGTCGAACCGTCGCAAAGGTCCTTTATTGTTCCTTCGGCCTCCCGGGTGAAATCCGAACCGGTATCGAGGTCAATGCTTCGGCTGACCTCCGGCGCCGGAGCGGAGCTCCACCGCGGCGACAAGGTCATTGATCTAAGTACCAGGCACGCGGAACTGCTCGCGTTGCTGAGTTGGCATCCCCGCGGGCTAACCGGCGAGGAATTGGTCGAGTTGTTGCATCTCAATCCCGATGCCGCCGATGTGGGAACGCTCCGGGCGGAAATGGTCAGATTGCGCAAGGTCTTGGCGGAATTCGATCCACTGCTGGTACCCCTTTCTCGCCCGTATCGGCTCGGGAGTATGCCGCAAAGCGACGCCCGGGAGGTGCTGCTAGCCATAGAAGGCGGTGACCTCGACGCAGCGTTGGCCCATTTTGCGGGTCCGGTCCTCCCGCGCTCGCAGGCCCCGGGCATCGAGGTGATCCGAGACGAGGTCTTTGCCGCCCTGCGGCAGGGGATGCTGCAGGATGGCACCGATGCGCAACTTCTTCGCTTCCTGGAGCTGCCCGAGGTGCAGGACGACGAGGAGGTCCTCGGAACCACGTTGCAGGTGCTGCCCGCCCGCTCGCCCCGCCGGGCCATGGTGGTTGCCGCGCTTGAACGGCTCGAAACCCGTTCTTAG
- a CDS encoding VOC family protein, which translates to MARMIFVNLPTKDLTASDAFYAGLGFEKNTDFSNDVASAWMITETIWVMVLTEEFYSSFLRNGDKPTYGAGPREVLNAISGETREEVDEYARRALEHGGTIYREAAEEFPGMYSVAFLDPDGHEWEVGWMDMSSAPGS; encoded by the coding sequence ATGGCCCGCATGATTTTCGTCAATCTTCCCACCAAGGACCTCACTGCCTCGGATGCGTTTTATGCCGGGCTGGGATTTGAAAAGAACACCGACTTTTCCAACGACGTGGCCTCCGCATGGATGATCACCGAGACCATCTGGGTCATGGTGCTCACCGAGGAGTTCTACTCCTCGTTCCTGCGCAACGGAGACAAACCCACCTACGGCGCCGGCCCGCGTGAGGTGCTCAATGCCATCAGCGGGGAAACCCGTGAGGAAGTCGACGAGTACGCACGCCGCGCACTTGAACATGGCGGAACCATCTACCGCGAGGCAGCGGAGGAGTTCCCGGGCATGTACTCGGTGGCCTTCCTGGATCCCGACGGCCACGAGTGGGAAGTGGGCTGGATGGACATGTCATCGGCCCCCGGGTCCTAA
- a CDS encoding carbamoyl-phosphate synthase, producing the protein MQINENQPFVPVILGGDIGAYSLAREFHEQYDVLSVVVPSVMTGITEHSRVLVPRPFARQDDPAAFAAFVSGLGREFGGTNGAKRPLLLLGAADQHIRFIATHAQELAEWFTIPYVGNAELDRATEKDAFYELCRDLGVSYPATVVHDCAGASADPVALEAELAAEGVPFPAIVKPSDGVAWGALEFAGKKKVHTVASLAELTELIANASNAGYAGTLVIQDLIPGDDSGMHLATFFSDRSGKVRFVSCGRVIVEEHAPGALGNSAAIVTQPNETAVAEGSRLLDALGWTGFSMFDMKLDPRDGTYKFFELNPRLGRNHFYITAAGHNVTRFYVEEYLRGGLSGGAELEVAENFHLYNILPLRLLRRYLPGDMKNEVEELISAKRYSHPLYYKKETNPRRWFYILVSTVNHYRKFKRHHPAS; encoded by the coding sequence ATGCAGATCAACGAGAACCAGCCCTTCGTCCCTGTCATTTTGGGCGGTGACATCGGCGCGTACTCGTTGGCGCGCGAGTTCCACGAGCAGTACGACGTGCTTTCGGTGGTCGTCCCCTCGGTGATGACCGGCATTACCGAGCACTCGCGGGTCCTGGTGCCGCGGCCCTTCGCCCGGCAGGACGATCCGGCGGCGTTCGCCGCCTTCGTGTCCGGGCTGGGACGCGAATTCGGCGGCACCAACGGTGCCAAGCGGCCGCTGTTGCTCTTGGGTGCCGCCGACCAGCACATCCGCTTCATCGCCACCCATGCCCAAGAGCTCGCCGAATGGTTCACCATCCCCTATGTGGGCAATGCGGAGTTGGACCGGGCCACGGAAAAGGATGCTTTCTACGAACTTTGCCGCGACCTTGGCGTCAGCTACCCGGCCACCGTGGTCCACGACTGTGCCGGGGCATCCGCGGATCCGGTGGCTCTTGAGGCGGAGCTTGCCGCCGAGGGGGTTCCGTTCCCGGCCATCGTAAAGCCCTCGGACGGAGTGGCCTGGGGTGCACTGGAGTTCGCGGGCAAGAAGAAGGTCCACACCGTCGCATCGCTGGCGGAATTGACTGAGCTCATCGCCAACGCCTCCAACGCCGGGTACGCCGGCACCTTGGTCATCCAGGACCTGATCCCGGGCGATGACAGCGGCATGCACCTGGCCACGTTCTTCAGCGACCGAAGCGGCAAGGTCCGATTTGTCTCCTGCGGGCGGGTCATCGTCGAGGAGCATGCCCCCGGCGCGCTGGGAAACTCCGCTGCCATTGTCACTCAGCCCAACGAGACGGCGGTTGCCGAAGGGTCCCGGTTGCTCGACGCCCTCGGCTGGACCGGCTTTTCCATGTTCGACATGAAGTTGGACCCGCGCGACGGGACCTACAAGTTCTTCGAACTGAACCCGCGCCTGGGCCGCAACCACTTCTATATCACCGCTGCCGGCCACAACGTGACGCGCTTCTACGTCGAGGAATACCTTCGCGGCGGATTATCCGGGGGAGCGGAGCTAGAGGTCGCGGAGAACTTCCACCTCTACAACATCCTCCCGCTGCGCCTTTTGCGTCGCTACCTTCCGGGCGACATGAAGAACGAGGTCGAGGAACTCATTTCGGCCAAGCGCTATAGCCACCCGCTGTACTACAAGAAAGAAACCAATCCCCGCCGCTGGTTCTACATCCTGGTGAGCACGGTAAACCACTACCGCAAGTTCAAGCGCCACCACCCGGCATCCTAG
- a CDS encoding metal-sensitive transcriptional regulator, whose product MENITLPIDEHVGHGYTANKEALLKRLNRIEGQVRGVNRMVNGDKYCIDILTQISAINAALHKVSLGLVEEHVSHCVVNAAAQSIETGDQSFVDEKVAEVTTAIGRLLR is encoded by the coding sequence ATGGAAAACATCACCCTTCCGATCGACGAGCATGTCGGCCACGGATACACAGCCAACAAGGAAGCGCTGCTGAAGCGCCTCAACCGCATCGAGGGCCAGGTCCGCGGCGTCAATCGGATGGTCAATGGAGACAAGTACTGCATCGACATCCTCACGCAGATCTCCGCCATCAACGCTGCCCTGCACAAGGTCAGCCTCGGCCTAGTCGAAGAACACGTCTCCCATTGCGTCGTGAACGCCGCAGCGCAGAGCATCGAAACCGGCGACCAGTCCTTTGTGGACGAGAAGGTCGCGGAGGTCACCACGGCCATTGGCCGACTGCTGCGCTAG
- a CDS encoding heavy-metal-associated domain-containing protein has translation MSDTSNGGCCGGSCGCNSNEGLTITTRPEGIMSQNNITLKIDGMTCGHCVASVTEELREVEGVTNVEVFLSAGGTSTANVTTNSQVDNAVLTQAVQEAGYTVVSTDA, from the coding sequence ATGAGCGATACATCTAACGGCGGTTGCTGCGGCGGGAGCTGCGGATGCAACTCGAATGAAGGACTCACCATCACCACGCGACCGGAGGGCATCATGAGCCAGAACAACATCACCCTAAAGATCGACGGCATGACCTGCGGCCACTGCGTCGCATCCGTCACCGAGGAACTGCGCGAAGTTGAAGGCGTCACCAATGTAGAGGTCTTCCTCTCCGCAGGAGGCACCTCGACCGCCAACGTCACCACCAACTCACAGGTGGATAACGCAGTGCTGACCCAGGCAGTCCAGGAGGCCGGCTACACCGTCGTCTCCACAGACGCCTAG